GGTATAAAATGGATATATGGTATAAGATAAATACAGACTCCAATCAGTAATAAAATAATGGAAATAGCTAATAATATAAGGATTTTTTTTCTTTTCATCCTGTTCGCCTTAACTCCAAAATAGATTATTTGCTCATAAATCTACTCTTTTTATGTCAACAGGAGTAAATGTTTAATTTTACATGTATTTTGGTGTTCAAATCCCTTCCCCTGCACTTTTTTTATATTTTTGCATATTCTTTTAATTCATAATATTCATCTAATAAATCGGGTCTTGGAACTGAGGAAAGTTCTCCAGTTTCACCATTTTTAACCCATTTCAAATGCCATAAATAAAGTAGACCAACAGACATTTGTTCTAAATAGATACCCAGCGTCCAAACAATACCTTCGTAAATTATAACTCCCATCCAAAATAAATCTGGAAAATCCATGCCTGCTCTAACCATTAAAAGAATAATAAGTATAGGTATCGCCATAAAAAATGCTGCTACACCAGTTAATGTATAAGTTGTGAGAAATTGTAAAGGATGCTTCTTGATTATCTCTAATGAGCGTTTAAAAGCAGAAAAAGGTCCCTTATTCTCCCAGGCAATTGCAGGCAATGTTAAAAAGATATACATCCTAAAAAGTTTTTCAAACATCCTCAAACCCAATTTAAACCAACTAAAAGGTCCCGAGTTATATCCTGCAAGAGTTAATGCAGCATCTCTCGGGGATGGCGTTGGTCTTGAGGTTCTTCCCTTTTTTTTACTTGTCAATACTTTTATAATCAAAATAATAAACCAAACAATCGCCCAAATAAGAGCAACAGGGATAACCTTGTATGAATCAAGAATTACTGCTTCTTTCAATGCTTTACCAAATGAAATTTTTTCACCTAACTCTATTTGCTGAATAAATTCAAGCATCACAATGTTTGCCATACATATAATAAGGGTAATCAGGAAAATTATTAAAAAGATAAAAAGAAGGATTAAATAAAACTCTTCTAAACTATGTGGAATACCAAAGTAAATATAATATCTTAAAATTAAAACAATAGCAGCAACAAAAATCCAAGAAAAAAATAGTGGAACTAAAAAGATGGGTTTCTTACGTAAAAATCTAAAAGAATCCGCTAATAACACCCAGCCTTCACCAAGTTTAGTGAGAACTGCCATCCTCATCTCCTCAACCTTTAAATCTAATATTTCTTTATTAACTTACTCTTTTTGGTTCAACATGAGAAAAACCTATTTTTTATGACTAAATTGGCGTTAAATCTCTTCCCTGCATCTTCTTAATTATGACTTTATTTTTCAAAAATGTTAATATTCGAACTAAGATTCATAATATTTGAGAGGATGGAAAAAAAGAAAAAAATTGTGATCTATTTATTATTATCATTGATTGTATGGAGCGTAGTTGCAATATTTGTGATACAAAACCCTGTGCCAAAAGAACCAGATGATATGCCTCCTGAAGTTTGGAGTTATTACCAAGGACGTTCTCCCGCAGAGGTGTTTTTGATAAAAAATCGTGATGCTATCTTGTTTGTTCTTTTTTTATTTACAGTGCTGCCCGATGTAATTATATTGATTAAAGAGGTTAAAAAACAGAAAAAATAATTTTTCTTATTTTCTACAAATATTTGATATAGAAAAAACGTATTCTATGTTCTTGTGACAAAATATAAACCTAAATTCATAGATGTTAAAACACTACAAGATGCAAGAAAAGAAATCAAGAAAATAGGTAGCGATCCAGTTAGTATAGAAATAATGGCCCCAAAAGCAGTTTCCAAAGTAATCAAACTAGAAAACGTGCTACTGCAGGATGCCATAATAATAAAACAAGATATGCTCTCAATAGGTGGTGAAGTTGCCGTACCAAAAAACACGTTTCAGCTACATGACAAAACCGGTGACATACTGATAATGGGAACTGTTAAACAACTAAACGAACTGGCCAATAAACTAGATAGGCATTACTCCAGGTTGAAGGAAATCGCAAAAGAAATAAGCATGGTTTTAAAGGGTGTTAAATGAGGTTTCTAAAAATAGGAAAAAAAATATTTGACCTAGATGAAAGAACAATTGTTATGGGTATTTTGAATGTTACACCCGATTCTTTTTCAAATGGTGGGAAATATTTTTCCACAGAATTGGCAGTTAATCATGCTATAGAGATGGAGAAAGATGGTGCAGATATAATTGATATAGGTGGTGAGTCTACAAGGCCTGGTGCTATGTCGGTTTCGCTTGAGGAAGAGAAAAACCGTGTTATACCTGTTGTGGAGCAGCTGGTTGATAAGCTACATATCCCTATTTCTGTTGATACGTACAAGTCTGAGGTTGCAAAAAAGGTTTTGGATCTGGGTGTTGGTATGATTAATGATATCAGTGCCCTTCGTGGTGACAAAAAACTTGCTAATGTTGTCGCAAAGTATGATGTACCTATATGTCTTATGCATATGAAGGGTAACCCACGGGATATGCAGGTTGATCCTGTGTACGATGATGTTGTGAAAGAGATATACAGTTTTTTGAAGGAGAGGAGTGACTATGCGATTTTCAATGATATCAAAAAAGATAAAATAATAATTGATCCAGGTATTGGTTTTGGTAAAAGAACGGGGCGTGGCATAGAGGATAACTGT
The DNA window shown above is from Candidatus Thermoplasmatota archaeon and carries:
- the folP gene encoding dihydropteroate synthase, which gives rise to MRFLKIGKKIFDLDERTIVMGILNVTPDSFSNGGKYFSTELAVNHAIEMEKDGADIIDIGGESTRPGAMSVSLEEEKNRVIPVVEQLVDKLHIPISVDTYKSEVAKKVLDLGVGMINDISALRGDKKLANVVAKYDVPICLMHMKGNPRDMQVDPVYDDVVKEIYSFLKERSDYAIFNDIKKDKIIIDPGIGFGKRTGRGIEDNCEILRRLSEFKKLGYPIMVGASRKTFIGNVCGGQTPLPVTERLEGSLAAACISVMNGADMVRVHDVKETRRCLCLVDRVVKKH